The Syngnathus acus chromosome 2, fSynAcu1.2, whole genome shotgun sequence genomic interval CAATGACATCTCAGTGAATCAAAGCACTAATGCCCCAAAGGTGCACAgagatgaaatgaaaagagagctgaatgttgaaaatggagCAAACTGAAGTTGGCGATGGATGCAGAGTTTAAATTTTGCTAAATTATTCAAAGACAGCccaacaaacattttatagAAAGGCCTAAAAGAAAATGCCTTTTACAAACCCGATGATGGACATTTCCCATTGATAAAGTCCACACGTGGAACTCTGACAAGTAAACCAGACTGTGCGGGTGAAACTAACGCTGTGACTTAAATACTAATACAGTACAGAATTTAAAACAGTACAGTGCGTACGTGCGGGCGCAAAGACGAAGTGGTAGGTGACGTCACGTGACAAACGTGTCGAGTTCAGACGCAACACGTCCATTGTCAAGGTGGAACGCGTCAAATTACAGAGATGGAGTGTTTCACTTGTTTTCTTGACGAGAGGcagtgaaatgtgtttttttttctttcaaaagacCTCACCTTGAAAGGGGGCATCGCTTCGCAGAATTCCctgtcaacaaaaatgaactATCTGACTGATAAGTTTGCTCACCCCCGCTGCGATGACGTAAGTAAATCACACACTGACGTGATCCCACATGCTaagatttcccccccccaccccttgaTAATGTTACTTTTCTTGTTCAATTAATCTTAAAGATGATCTCATTTGTAAAAGGATAGATTAgttcaaaatttcattttaaagcatGGCGATCGTGGGCAGCACATAATCCATCTGTTTTATGAGGATAAGTATATACTTTCATTTGTGCAGTGCTGCGCCACTGAAAAATCAGCAATAAGAAACATATTGAACGATtgtcaatgaaaacaaagtcatCTTTTTAAAGGCAAAGTGTATGCATGCTCATCATACATTATGATAGTTGTGATTTCATCtcattcttttgtttctcttgttagTCTCCAATTGAACCTAAATACCTGCGGTGCAGCAACTTAAACATGCCCCTGCTGGCCACTGAATTTTTCAAAAGCGAATTACAGTTGTACCTCGATGGCTTAACCACTGAGTAAGTAAATGATAACAAAGATTAAGTCATTCATTTGACAGAACTGTAACTGTGGGCTATCTGCTGATTCTCCCTGCAGGACGTGGGACTTAATAGAATATGGTCATTTTGATTGCAATGCCTTTATGGtgctgttgaaaatgtggcaaAGCATCTTATACAAAATCTCCCAAGAGGTGCTGAGTGTTGTGTTGCCTCAGGTGGAAGAGCACGCCCAGTTCCTCGTGTAAGTCTCCTGCCTCAACCCACACGcagtacaaacacaagcaGGGGAGAAACAGTCAAATCTGGacaattgtgttttctttcctttgtaGGAATGATTGTGACTCTCCGCAACGGGCGCTCAACTACTCCTGCGTGACCGTGGATGATATCCACGCATGTATTTGGGACTCGCTTCTGCTGGCTCTCAAAGACACAATCAACGCCAGCGAAATTAGGTCACAATGCGGCGAGCACCTGCTGGAGTTGGTCGCTACAAAGGTGTCCAAGACTGTGAACACAGCATTGTCCGAAATCTCATTGCAGCTGGATTCGGCGCCAAACCTGGACGTGCCTCATCAAGTGTCTGAAATAGGTGAAATTACATTACAATCAATCACGGTTCTCAGAGACTGCTTGGAAAACATGAGGCTGGCGCGTCGCTATGGATTCGAAGAGAACTGCGCAGACAGCGATTCATCGGAAGATGTAGCCAACTTGCTGGTGGCTCCTCTTCCCACTCCGGTACAAGCCCCCGGGAAGGCAGAAATGCACCTTCACGTTCAGAAGCCCATTGAGGTGCACACCAAGACAGGAAACCTTTGTCTTCACTCGCCAGCAGAAACAtggacaaagaaagaaaatatattttgtactGTGTTTTTGTGGAAGCTGATGGACCATATTGCTCACTCCAACGCCAAATCGGTGCTGGAGATGGACATTGACTGGATGTTAGCCAGACTAAAGAGCACCGTTGTAGAAACACGTCCAAACCACCCACAGAACATAGGCGACTTCCACATTGACGTCTACAAGGACCTCTGTCAGGAATTTGGATCTAAGGAGCGTCTATATTTTTCAATGGTGTGCTGTCAACTTGTATTTGTAGAAGCTCTTGCTAGGACTTTGAAAAACCATCTCCAGTCACCAAAAAAGAAGGACTTTTTTACTACggttaaatctttttttaagaaaaggaCCACTAAAGTCTCTCTGGCCGGTGAGCATGGACGGGCTAGCCTGCTGGCTCTCACCAACACCAGTGAATGCTGACATAGGACCAAGATGGAAGATTACTCAATTGTGCTTCCAaagagaaaagcaaaaaaagagcaatGCTTAAAAGGGTAGCCTGACATCACTTTATTGGGTCAGCAGCTGAATCCATAAATACTTAGTGAGATTGCCCTCTGAAAACTGCTGAGGATTAGGGCTGACTGTATCCTCGAGAAGTCCCACCCTGTCTGCTGACATTTCCGTGTGACAGTGAAGGTGTGAGGAGGAGGTTGCAGGGCCAGCACAGAGCTGCTGTGGATCATTCTAGTCCGCTTTGCTTGGTAGCAGTGTGGTACACGCGCTTTACATATAGTCAAATAAAAACCACACACGCTCTCCTTAGCCAAGCCTTTTTCACGACATTGGATTGACTCGCAGAACCGTGAAAACTATTCAGCCTCATCGTCCAATTCATGTGAGAGTCCTTGTAGTCGTGTGACGGCGCCGCTGTGGGTCGGCGCGTTGGTGAAAACTGTGCCCACAAACTGAGGCGTTCCTCTCAGAATGTGTTGGATAACCGTGCAGGAGCCTGACGTCTCGATGCGGAAGCCAGAATGCCGTGGCTCCTTTCCTGTTTGTCCCGCGCTTGAACTAAGCGGGGACGCAAAGAActgttggaaaaagaaaacgatAGCAATGACCAcgtgtttgaaataaaaagaacagGGTTAAGAAACTGATCCCCGTACAATGATGCCCTTCATTGCCAATGCAATGTGAACAACAATTGGGTAAGAACGTCATTTTAGTGCGTCATACTGTAATGCTCAATATATTTATCATCCCTAATATTGGGGACGCCTCCTTAATGGGCAGCCAATCTATTTAAATGTAACACAAGAACTCAAACAATTCCGTTTTTACAAAGACAGTCAATTGCGATTCACTCATTCAAAGAGGTGCTGTATCCATTTAACAATAATGTCTGACATGATTCACTCAAAGAGGTGCTGTATTCATTTAACAATAATGTCTGACGTAGTTTCCAGCGGCATggaacatatatattttttctgctCAGGTATCTGAATCCggtaattaaaatatatatatttttttattcagatttAGCTCTTGAGCTTGTGCAAGTGTCTACATGGTTACAAAACATAATGCAGCTAAAGAACTCACAGGTTCTCCTGTTGTCGGATCGATAAAGTCAGCCCAGTAGCCTGCAGTCCACAGTGCAAAACACATCTCCTTAGCACCCGTCATAAACTGCAGAGAGGACAAAGGACAGTGAGAATCTCCTCCGACATCTCATCGATAAACCTCAAATTgttgaatgttaaaaaagcaacaacgtgttgatttcatcgtatttagtTGTGAAATTTGAATTGTCCCGGTCAGGCTAGCGTAAAGCACCAGCTAagaccctaatgaggacaaaatGTTGATCCACCTTTAAAGGTTCCACACAAACCCTCAAGACTCACTTTGCTGAGTAGCTGCTCTCTGTCTGGCTCCGCCTCCTTGCAGCGACCGCTCCTTTGCGAGACCGTCACAACTGTGATGGAAGTGTTTGGGACTGTCGGGAACAAGAGCTCCAAATCTGGCAACACAAATATTATATAGTTAATCATTTACGGACCAGCATTTTATCTGAACTATTTTGGTAAAACTCAAATAGAAGCAGCTCTCACCTTTCCTTAACAGCTCAGGACAGGAACTTATGGAGCAATCTGTGTCTGTTTGATTGAAGTACTGCTCAGCTTTGTGGAGGCGCTTAGATATGGGGCCCAGTTTCCCCTAATGAGCAACACAACCGGAGCAAAGTTTCAATGCAAGTGCTGACAGACAGAAGGAAACACTAGTTTCAAATTCGGGTTGTTTGCAGGTTTAAATTAGCCAAACTTAAAGAATATGTGACCTTCTGAAGAACAACGACCTCTCATTCGCTAAATGTAGTGAACCCCTGCTATTTGCGGGGCACAGGGAAAAGCGAATATCCCCGAGTACGTCACTGTATAATCATTAGGGTGAGTGGTGAAAATTGGCCCAATATTAGATCTAGTGTAAGGTTTACAAAGGGCCCCCTCACATCGTGATAACTGATCCATTAATGATTCTAACCTGAAACTCATGAACAAACTGGGCTAGGATGAACTGTTGTCTTTCTGTGCTGCTCAGGGCCGTTAGCACGTCAGGCAAAGTCCTGCCGACTGGcaattttttcttctcttccacACCGTCCAGATGGCTGTCAAACCCCACATTGCCTGGTAACTGGAAGCGTTGGTCCTGAGGTCCGAAAGGTCCCATGTTTTCATCGGGCCACACAGTTCTCGGGCCTGCGGAGACAATTATGCATATAAATTTAAGACCAACACGGTGAATTGCTAGAAACATTCTAATTCTCTGAGATTCTCAACACAAGTCATTTATTGAATCAGTTATTGAAAAATAGAGACAGTTGACGTGACACTGCGTGGAAAGTTGGTAGCCTAGTAGACAAGCAATGGGATAGGTAGTTTTCACCACGTAGAAAAATGTAAGGCTTtacatttcccttttttaatttgagaCTTTGTAAGACAGGATTACATGACAACTTCAAAATCAATTATTCTTTACTTTTTCCACTAACGTGCAaattaatacatttgaaaatacacaatattttaaaggtgacattagctaaaaaaaagttcaatatttataaGCATACCTGAATCTGTATGCGATACAGATATGTAAGGTTCATCTGGATTTGCAGTAGAGAAAGTTCTGACTCTGGACACCTTCAGAGCCGCTAATATTTGCCGACCTAGGGTCTGAGATCGGACCAGCCGGCCTCCACCGCACAAGACCTACAAAGTACCAGAAGCATCACATTAATGGTGACAATGAAGTCAATGTTTATATATGCTGATTTCTGTTCGCATTTCTAACGATAAGCTCGAAATAAACAAACGACTTCAGTATCATCACCTCATGCTAACCGGATGGTAGTTAACACATTTACGAGAAGCTATAAATTTGTTACTTACTGTGCTGGGCATGGCTGGGAGTCAACTTCTGCTTTCTTTATAAACCGTCTGACCTGGtcgaaaacaaaaatgtaatgcAATCGCCGTATAAAAGCATACACGAGTCAATTAGCAAGTGAAAGTTGGAGCTAACTGGACATGCTAGCTAAGGTTCgttaccacacacacacgcgcccACAGTAGCTGACGCAATGATGAGTTTACGTATTTATTGAATTTTACGCAggtgaaaacaacattaacTTTACAAGTCTTACAACTTCGACAGACAGCGTCTAATGGCGTTGcagatttggaaaaaaacatcgaTGGCGAATCAGCTGATCTTGTTTTGACATTTCCCCATTTTAATCGTCGGGGTATGTAATTCAAGTTTAGAACGCATGACCGGAGACACActcatttttaatgttgtaCAACACACTGTGCTATCTCCGAACTAAGTAATTTAATATCCGAATAAAGTACACAGTGTTCTTACCTGGTCTTAGCGTACGACCTTCGCAAAACAACTACGGAAAGCAACTAAGGACTTGCGGCGCACGCGCTGTTTGAACGGCGTCAGCTGTCAAAcctaccacaagatggcagcaaagaaaATAGAATTCTGGATGGAGATGGTGTTGGAGTTGAGGTTTAttttatctatccatccattttctataccacttgtccccacgggggtcgcgggcgtactggagcctatcatcgggcagtaggcgggggacaccctgaactggttgccagccaatcacagggcacacagaaacGAACAACCACCTGCactgcactcacacctaggggcaatttggagtgctcaatcgacctaccaagcatgttttggggatgtgggaggaaaccggagtgcccggagaaaacccacgcaggctcggggagaacatgcaaactccacacgctggaccctcctaactgtgaggcggacggctaaccagtgcaccacTGAGCCACCCTGATCAAAGCATACCGTTAAAAAAGGAGTTGATTTCAGCAACGAAATAAAACTAGCCTCtgtttctgctcttgaaaatTACAGAAACTAACATTGCACCAAATATGGCAATGACAGCTGTGGCAGAAAGGATACAAATGTCGAAATATGACTGGAGGTGCTTGCACCTGACGCTCATACAGGGAAGTCCAAAACGCTCCGAGTACTATCAGAGCTGCTGAACTGTGCAATGAGGCCTTCCCCTCAGTTGGAAGCCTCAGGGCAGCGTTTGCTAATGAACTCGCACTCTACAAATCATGCATATGCATCAAGAGCCTCTGAggttgttgtcatggttacaGCACCAACAGACGGCTGCTAGCTAGGTCATAGCACATTTGGAACTACTGTATACAGTTAATTCTGCgctaaaacgtttttttttctgaaatacaCTCCTCTAAGCATTAACATATTGTGAatccaaaccaaaaaaaatgctgtaatGGTAGTTTCTCCTGCTCCCCGTTAATAATAGAAGGTGCAAATGTCAGCATTGAATACAGATATACAGTACATTATCTTTAATCACCTTTGCAGAACACTAAAACACACTTACAGATGCTTTTGTGCCCTCCTCTCTCTGAAGTACCCTCCAAATTAATCgcacaacacaaaacacattgaTTTGAATGCATCTCTTTTGTCATCTATtgcaaagaaatattttctcatGTTTACCCTAAACATCCAAATTTTCATTGTACTAGTATCGTCTCTGCAGCCAAACTAGTTGAAACACAGTGCTGGTTAATATTGCAATTGTGGAATGTGATTTAAGTGACAAAATCcacttgtttttatccatctcagggggtgGCTATTTtgacacttgctgtcgacAGGTCTTgagtcacaaccaatcatggctcagacgttttctgaagctgagccagTCATGTCGCTGACTTTGGATTGATTCAACCTcaagaattaaaaaaggaaCAGTGAGTACTTAGAAATAAAGCCTCCCTGAACTATAAGTCACTTTTTCTCCGTACAGTGCGGTACACACATCTGGTAATAGGATTGCTCTCTGACATCGTAATAGtatttttgaaataacaaaagtAAAGTCACGATCGCAGCGAGTCGAAACTCTGGCCATATTTAAGTTATGGTGAAGCGGACTTGAGCAATCCTATTGGTACAAGAcatcaaaaagaaataacGTCTGTGTGTGGATATGAGACATAAAAGACTCAAAGAGAAATAATTGACATTAGGGAGTGCGGAGGAACAAATTGTGCAGGGACAGTTTTATCATCTTTATTATCTGGAGGTTTATCCTGTGATGTGGGTACATTTAATCTTTTCCACTTATCTGAAAATGGTCAAGGCTGAAAGTGACAAAACGTTAAACCTGTTTGATATTGCAAATTAAAGCCATAGAGtatgtgattattattattacattctTCATTTCTGCTGCATGTAACCACACATAGGTCACATTTTATGGTATTAGATTTTCTCCTCCCCTATTGCCTGCTTCCAAATCTCTCCTTCCTGCTGACATGTCGCCTTGCAGTGGGGATAATCACATCACAGGAAGAGCTGAAGGCTGCAAGAAACATTTGTATGAACAATCTTCCACTCTCAAGTACTTCCACTAGACATTGAGTATGTCACAATATCTAcaattgtgtatgtatgtgtgagcAAAAGTGATGCATTGTTTCCCTGCCACTGTTTACAGCACTGTCTGGTTGGATTACAGGGTTGACGGGGAAAGTAGCAACACCTAAATCTCGATTTAGTCATCCTTTGTTACGTTAATTTAGGTCAGGCATGTTGTTAGGCAACCAAAGAGGTCCATTTGCTCCACACACATCAaagtctgttgacattttagtAAAAGAACCAATACGCCGATAATTTTAATTACATTATCTTCGCAGTTACTCTCTAATACCCTGCCCTATTGCACACTCAAGTGCTAACGCAATGTGAGGGGTGTGCGATGGTTCAATAGACCAATAAAGTTTGTACATGAAACATCCCCGCACAGCACCAAGGAGGTAAAACAATTAGAAATGAgcctgaagcaaaaaaaaagacgagtgTAATTACACAGGAGAACGTGGTAATGTTACCAGACAGCTGGAGATGCTCCAAAATGGAGAGTCATAGTGCAACAGGCCCTCGAGGCTGATTCAGCTCCTCACGCTTGGCTTAAACACACCAGCATGATACCACGCTGAGGGGCAACAACACCTTTGAGTACAATAATCAGATGGCCAGTGGTTGCATGATAGAGACAGAACATGCAagaacacaacaaaacacacgcGTTTGACCTTTTATTCTCTATGTTTACTTTTGTCGCATTAGTAACTACCATCTAAAACCTTattgttaattaaaaaataacaaagccGAGAAAGAGCTGAAAGATCTTGCTTGTACAGTTATTTAAGTGGAATTTGAGTTTTAGGAAGCTCTTAATCCGGAATTTGGCACTTGCACCTGCACTGTCACCCCCACTTTAACCTTCAAGTCACGAGCCAGTGTTAATTAACATCGACTGAAGCGGCTCACCTCACACAAAGAGAATGAGCAAAGGCTGTGAGTCTTTTAGTGTTTACAGCAGCTATGCAGCAAGCCAAGGTGAGAGGAGCTGACCGCTCACCATCAGACAGGACCAACTACCCGGACGAGCAATGACCTAATTTCAAGCATTATCTCTTATCTGGTCACGTTAACATCAGCAGTCCGTGTGCTCTTTTGCGCACCCTGCAGCTGTTTGTCATGACAGGTGGCAAGAACATCACCAAATGCCAGTGTATGGCATCACTATACACTGGCATGTATACTGATGCTGGTCCGCGTTCTTTTCATggtaaatctatttttttttggtgcagaGTATGCCTCGTGTTCATTCACTCATTCATAATGGACTAGACTCGCATTCTAAAATTACTAATGTACTTCACGGCGGAAATCATCATGGATAAGGTCACTTGAACTATTTTGACTTGATTGGGCATCCTTTACAAAACAGTTTCTATGCAAAAATCTACTCTGTCTCACATTGGATACATTTagccaagtaaaaaaaaaaaaaactaggaTACATTtagtcaagtaaaaaaaaaaaaaaacacttcataCAGCATTACCccccaaaataatatttcacCATATTTACATGTTGTAGAAAGTCTGAACGATCTTATTCAGTAGATATAAAAAGTCCACACACCCTTGTACAAATGTTAACACACCCTTGTTCAAATGACCCTTCTAATAAGATTTTTTGTCATTCGGGTCAACAGATTTTAGGTCACAATAATTGTGGCAAAagatgattattttgttttaaattttggtattttgtatattgtgtatCTGGAAAGACATTTCCATCTATCTATTTTCTGTTCagcttatcctgttcagggtcatCAGGTAGAAAGCCTTTAGTTGTTGGTGATTCAGTTAATCACTCATTCAcatgttataaaacaaacaaacaaacaaacaaacaaacaaacaaacaaacaaacaaaaacaaatgtatatatgATAACGATTTGCAAAGAAATGAGGAATTTCAAACTCAATTCACCATTTTACACCTAAATTTAGTAAGATGATACCCTAGGCTTACATAAAGTAAAATGATTTTGCCACAGTAATTAAAAACTGCTCATTTAGAGCAACTGTGGCATTAATCTTACATTGGCTATCAGTCTAACAAATGTATTCCACTATGGAGGTAAACAAAAAGGGCTCTTTACTCAATCAATAGTTCCCCTTCTGCTTTCTGTCTAATCAATAGGTTTATCCACTTGAATCTTCTGCCAACCCAGCAGCCTTGTGCATTTTAACTCTGCATCTTCACCTGCAgggaaattttcaaaatatacaTTACGTCCAAATTGCATGAAGAATCGTGTATAAAATTGAGATATTTTAGAAGAAAAGCCAGATGAATGAATGTCAGTATTGCCGATGCTACAGTCGTTCTTACAGTTTGATGGACAGCTGCAGACCACACGCATTGTGATGAGATCAGGAGATAAACACTCAAGCAAAGATGCCCAATTGCCAGGTCATTCAACAAAAGGTTCCCTCAAGGTCAGAGAAGCTTGAAAGCAGTGTGGCTTCCACTGGTAGCCTCTGTATTTACCAAACGtaacaacatttctcaaaacaTGGGGCACGTAAGCAATGACAGCAAATACACTATTGTAGAGTTCACCACAGTGACAGCCTGCATAACCCGGAGGTAAACCAGCTTGCACAGCACATTGTCAAGCCTGGTGAcagttgtctttttaaaacgATGGAGGGACGGTTGCAATCGCAGGTTCAGCATGTTTCCACGGCTCCATACACATTCTTGAGAGAACATGTCATTTACAGTATTTAATGACTTTGGTAGGATTGTCAAATAGTCATAAACATTTTATAAGTCATTCCAGAAGAGAATTCCCCACCTCCCATCTCTAAAATGacttacaaaataaatgcttcATTTTTCACAAAGGTTGGTGCCTAATTTGTTCTCCAATTCTAGAATGACACTTGTTAttaaagagtaaaaaaaaataaaaaaaaataaaataataataatatacaatatatatacatatatatctaatatatatatatatatagtatagtGTATCGCTCAAGGTGAAGCCCTCCGCTCACCCAAAACACTGATGACAATGAGTGGtagagaaaaagcatgaaaTCAGGAATAACATCTGGATTGCTTGTGACAAAAAGAGACCTGGCCAAAAGCTCCACCATCAGCACTTGTCGTATCTTCCGGTAATGGGAAAAACATGAACCAGTTCCCTCGTGGATGCATTTGCTTCGACGGGTAAGCACTTTGATTCCAGCGAGAGTGCTTTTCTTTGTCCCCTGCTCACGGCAACAAGGGAGACGTAGCACCATTCAAACATATTGTACTAAACCTCTGCCTTTATATCTTCCCTGCTGCCTTGCACTTTTCCGCTGAacataaatagaaaaaaaatacaacttaaGGCGTCTGACAGATGGAGGTGAATCGTCGCATGCTTGCAGGCAGCTTGCTGTTGAGCTGCACTTCGTTACCCTGTGGCTTTTTTTCCGACTTTGCCCAAGATAACTGACCTCGGTCTCTCGCTGCATGTCTCGTTTTATTATCAGTGTGCATCTTCTATCACATGACTTAAGAAGAGTAAAAAATGTCCTGTACTTCGTTACTTCCGACCTTTGCATACATGATGAGCTTTCTCAGCAGCACCTCATACTATTCCTCACGAAATAGCTTCAGGCTACAACTGCACacaagtgacaatgttgtgATGAGCGGTGACACCTATTGCTGCTTAATGAGGTCTCACAAAGCCATATTTCACATGTCAGCTACATGTGTGTCATTGTGAGACGACACTGTTGTGACACACAGCACTGCTGAAACAGCAGCCCAAGGCCTCAGCAACACCTTTCCAGTTGTCTGATAAAAATATCTGTAATTTAATTTGCCATGGTCGCATTAATCCTGATGTTTCATCCACTGAAAAGCATATTGATTGCATTATATACTGTAaaacatgaatgaatgtttttttttgcagtccaaatattcatgtaaaaatgtgattttaagATTGCGATTTTATTCCTTCCACAAACAATAATCTgaaatctaaaaataaattgttggCCCATTCTTTTTTGATAATTACGATGatgcacatatatatatatagtcatttttttcatatctTTACATGTAATAATGCTgattaattttaattattggCACATTTCAGCGCACTCGAGGTCATCATgcaacacaattaaaaaaaacaactacaaCATCAATGAAAATAGCCATTTCTATGCTGAATGTCAAAAGAAggatttattgttttcttcCTACAAATGTTCACAGGGAGCGACAGCAGTGACAGTCCTGTCCACATGCATCAGCAGCATCGCTCCTTGGGGCAGCCTGTCATCATTTTGCCTCTAACAACCTGCGTGGCGACAACACCTGCCCACATGCAGTAACACtagtcattgtttttatggGTCACATCATGACGCCCGGTCATTTTTCCTTTGGCAAGGCGCAAAACGCTGCTAGTCTGCCAGAATACAGAAAGAGTTGAGTATTTCTGACAATTGCTGCTGGATTACACTCATGCAGTGACTTGGAAAGCTTTTATACTGTAAATGGTGAAAAATGTTGGGTATGCTTCAAGTAACATGTATTGTATCGGGTTCTCTGCAaaactaaaatgtcaaaacattaCAGCAGAAAGCCTcttcaattattttactgACAGAGTGGACtggaatgtaaaaatatatattgaaaaAATCCTTAAGTCAATATTTGGTCATGACATTTCACATAATATTGACTCCAATGAAAATACTGGGAGGAAGAAACCCACAAAGCCTGCACACTCCAAACATGAAGACTGGAGACAATATTTAAATTCAGAACCTCAAAACTGGCAGACTCATTCACTGTGGTTTAATCTTACACGTACGTATGTAATACTGTATTTGAGTCAGGGGCGTCACTAGGGGATGGCCAGGGGTGGCCATGGCCACTCCTGAAAATTTGTTGGACACCTCACAGCCACTGGGGGAAATAGATTATATAAATAGAAATAGATTAGACAATAATACAATAATTtagacaataaaacaaatggttGTACATCTCAAAATGTTTACTGTTAGTCTGTGCGCATGCAATCATTCGTAAGATTAAAGTGGGAGGGACACGATTTTTACAAACGTTactgttattttaaaaactatACTACTCATGTCGCAATTTATGGTTTCTCGGATTAACCCACATTAACTGAGCACTGGATGGATTTTGCAGTATGCTTTGAAAATCTTCCAGTCACGGTCGAATTGTGACCTCAACGACCCATCTGTTTGAATTTCTGGCTTGTGAAGTGAgctcatcatttttttgtggttcatttcaatttttgatTCACTTGGATTATACTGCTATGGTGTGTTGCTGGTTTATGTTTGGAGCGACGGGAGGATACTGTGAGCCTGTTTCAGTAACAACACCTGCTGGAAAGAAGCATTGCTCGAAAGCCATTCAGAAAAGTGTTAACTAAAATCCggtaacacgcacacacacaagtcatCCACTTGGTGTCTCTATCGTCCAAGAGAGTAAGTATATACTACATTAGGTGTAACAAATAACTGGCAATTGctattgcaaaataaatgccaACTACTGACAGTCAATGTAACATcactatatttattttgaaatgttcatgTACAAGCCAACAAAGTTCAAACTGTAATGAATTTGTGAAGAAATAATTACCCCTTCTTGAAATCTTATTATATGTACTAGTAGTCTTTCTTAAGAAAAGCTTTTagggtgactttttttccattgtgtgCCCTGAAATTATAACACAAGACACCAAAGCCCGCCCCCCCTGTTAGACAACccataaaaatgtcttttagtATTCGTGTGCCACCCTAACAATTTATGTGTCCCCATCTGGCCACTTCTATGAGAAATTTCCGGAGGCGCCCCTGGTTTGAGTGCTCGTGAGCGAGGATGAGAATGTCATGCTTACCCAACCTGACAAGGA includes:
- the mmadhca gene encoding metabolism of cobalamin associated Da, which codes for MPSTVLCGGGRLVRSQTLGRQILAALKVSRVRTFSTANPDEPYISVSHTDSGPRTVWPDENMGPFGPQDQRFQLPGNVGFDSHLDGVEEKKKLPVGRTLPDVLTALSSTERQQFILAQFVHEFQGKLGPISKRLHKAEQYFNQTDTDCSISSCPELLRKDLELLFPTVPNTSITVVTVSQRSGRCKEAEPDREQLLSKFMTGAKEMCFALWTAGYWADFIDPTTGEPFFASPLSSSAGQTGKEPRHSGFRIETSGSCTVIQHILRGTPQFVGTVFTNAPTHSGAVTRLQGLSHELDDEAE